From the Pomacea canaliculata isolate SZHN2017 linkage group LG4, ASM307304v1, whole genome shotgun sequence genome, one window contains:
- the LOC112562298 gene encoding septin-2-like isoform X5, producing MEFVNPEQPGYVGFANLPNQVHRKSVKKGFEFTLMVVGESGLGKSTLVNSLFLTDLYPERHIPTAAEKIQQTVKIDASTVEIEERGVKLRLTVVDTPGFGDSLNSTDCFKPVIRYIDDQFERYLNDESGLNRRHIVDNRVHSCFYFINPSGHGLKPLDVAFMRAVHHKVNIVPVIAKADTLTKQEVTNLKRRILDQIEDYGIKIYPLPDCDSDEDEDYKEQCRQLKNAVPFAVVGANAIIEVKGRKVRGRMYPWGVVEVENPEHCDFIKLRTMLITHMQDLQEVTQETHYENYRAEKLATGGGAPPVKQRTSKPAISQPEREISDRERELIQKEEELRQMQERLARMQAEIEARKPAVQQNGEIKSHDL from the exons ATGGAG TTTGTCAATCCAGAACAGCCTGGGTATGTGGGCTTTGCCAACCTTCCCAACCAAGTCCATAGAAAATCTGTCAAGAAAGGATTTGAATTCACACTTATGGTTGTCG GGGAGTCTGGCTTGGGCAAGTCCACACTGGTCAACAGTCTCTTTCTGACTGACTTGTATCCAGAACGTCACATACCCACTGCTGCAG AGAAAATTCAGCAGACTGTTAAGATTGATGCCTCTACTGTGGAGATAGAAGAGAGGGGAGTGAAGCTTCGCCTTACGGTTGTCGACACACCTGGCTTTGGTGACTCCCTTAATTCTACAGACTG TTTCAAGCCTGTTATTCGCTACATTGATGATCAATTTGAGCGGTATCTGAATGATGAGAGTGGACTGAACAGAAGACACATTGTGGACAACAGGGTCCACAGCTGCTTTTACTTTATCAACCCTTCGGGCCATGG ACTTAAACCATTGGATGTGGCCTTTATGCGTGCTGTACATCACAAAGTCAACATTGTGCCTGTTATTGCCAAAGCTGATACTCTCACAAAACAGGAAGTTACTAACCTCAAGAGACGG ATCTTAGATCAGATAGAGGACTATGGCATCAAGATCTATCCACTACCTGATTGTGAttctgatgaagatgaagattaCAAAGAGCAGTGCCGGCAGCTGAAG aatgCTGTGCCCTTTGCTGTTGTGGGGGCCAATGCAATTATTGAGGTGAAAGGCCGGAAAGTGAGAGGTAGAATGTACCCTTGGGGTGTTGTGGAGGTAGAGAATCCTGAGCACTGTGATTTCATCAAGCTGCGCACAATGCTAAT CACCCACATGCAAGACCTGCAAGAGGTGACTCAAGAAACTCATTATGAGAATTATCGTGCTGAGAAGCTGGCCACTGGTGGAGGAGCACCACCTGTCAAACAACGCACAAG cAAACCTGCTATCAGTCAGCCAGAAAGAGAAATCAGTGATAGAGAAAGGGAACTTATtcagaaggaggaggag ctgAGACAGATGCAAGAGCGACTGGCACGCATGCAGGCAGAGATAGAGGCTCGAAAACCGGCAGTGCAGCAGAACGGAGAAATCAAATCACATGATCTCTAG
- the LOC112562298 gene encoding septin-2-like isoform X3, giving the protein MSVGSDDVGNAKFVNPEQPGYVGFANLPNQVHRKSVKKGFEFTLMVVGESGLGKSTLVNSLFLTDLYPERHIPTAAEKIQQTVKIDASTVEIEERGVKLRLTVVDTPGFGDSLNSTDCFKPVIRYIDDQFERYLNDESGLNRRHIVDNRVHSCFYFINPSGHGLKPLDVAFMRAVHHKVNIVPVIAKADTLTKQEVTNLKRRILDQIEDYGIKIYPLPDCDSDEDEDYKEQCRQLKNAVPFAVVGANAIIEVKGRKVRGRMYPWGVVEVENPEHCDFIKLRTMLITHMQDLQEVTQETHYENYRAEKLATGGGAPPVKQRTSKPAISQPEREISDRERELIQKEEELRQMQERLARMQAEIEARKPAVQQNGEIKSHDL; this is encoded by the exons ATGAGTGTTGGTTCTGATGATGTCGGCAATGCAAAA TTTGTCAATCCAGAACAGCCTGGGTATGTGGGCTTTGCCAACCTTCCCAACCAAGTCCATAGAAAATCTGTCAAGAAAGGATTTGAATTCACACTTATGGTTGTCG GGGAGTCTGGCTTGGGCAAGTCCACACTGGTCAACAGTCTCTTTCTGACTGACTTGTATCCAGAACGTCACATACCCACTGCTGCAG AGAAAATTCAGCAGACTGTTAAGATTGATGCCTCTACTGTGGAGATAGAAGAGAGGGGAGTGAAGCTTCGCCTTACGGTTGTCGACACACCTGGCTTTGGTGACTCCCTTAATTCTACAGACTG TTTCAAGCCTGTTATTCGCTACATTGATGATCAATTTGAGCGGTATCTGAATGATGAGAGTGGACTGAACAGAAGACACATTGTGGACAACAGGGTCCACAGCTGCTTTTACTTTATCAACCCTTCGGGCCATGG ACTTAAACCATTGGATGTGGCCTTTATGCGTGCTGTACATCACAAAGTCAACATTGTGCCTGTTATTGCCAAAGCTGATACTCTCACAAAACAGGAAGTTACTAACCTCAAGAGACGG ATCTTAGATCAGATAGAGGACTATGGCATCAAGATCTATCCACTACCTGATTGTGAttctgatgaagatgaagattaCAAAGAGCAGTGCCGGCAGCTGAAG aatgCTGTGCCCTTTGCTGTTGTGGGGGCCAATGCAATTATTGAGGTGAAAGGCCGGAAAGTGAGAGGTAGAATGTACCCTTGGGGTGTTGTGGAGGTAGAGAATCCTGAGCACTGTGATTTCATCAAGCTGCGCACAATGCTAAT CACCCACATGCAAGACCTGCAAGAGGTGACTCAAGAAACTCATTATGAGAATTATCGTGCTGAGAAGCTGGCCACTGGTGGAGGAGCACCACCTGTCAAACAACGCACAAG cAAACCTGCTATCAGTCAGCCAGAAAGAGAAATCAGTGATAGAGAAAGGGAACTTATtcagaaggaggaggag ctgAGACAGATGCAAGAGCGACTGGCACGCATGCAGGCAGAGATAGAGGCTCGAAAACCGGCAGTGCAGCAGAACGGAGAAATCAAATCACATGATCTCTAG
- the LOC112562298 gene encoding septin-2-like isoform X4, with protein MEGRQFVNPEQPGYVGFANLPNQVHRKSVKKGFEFTLMVVGESGLGKSTLVNSLFLTDLYPERHIPTAAEKIQQTVKIDASTVEIEERGVKLRLTVVDTPGFGDSLNSTDCFKPVIRYIDDQFERYLNDESGLNRRHIVDNRVHSCFYFINPSGHGLKPLDVAFMRAVHHKVNIVPVIAKADTLTKQEVTNLKRRILDQIEDYGIKIYPLPDCDSDEDEDYKEQCRQLKNAVPFAVVGANAIIEVKGRKVRGRMYPWGVVEVENPEHCDFIKLRTMLITHMQDLQEVTQETHYENYRAEKLATGGGAPPVKQRTSKPAISQPEREISDRERELIQKEEELRQMQERLARMQAEIEARKPAVQQNGEIKSHDL; from the exons TTTGTCAATCCAGAACAGCCTGGGTATGTGGGCTTTGCCAACCTTCCCAACCAAGTCCATAGAAAATCTGTCAAGAAAGGATTTGAATTCACACTTATGGTTGTCG GGGAGTCTGGCTTGGGCAAGTCCACACTGGTCAACAGTCTCTTTCTGACTGACTTGTATCCAGAACGTCACATACCCACTGCTGCAG AGAAAATTCAGCAGACTGTTAAGATTGATGCCTCTACTGTGGAGATAGAAGAGAGGGGAGTGAAGCTTCGCCTTACGGTTGTCGACACACCTGGCTTTGGTGACTCCCTTAATTCTACAGACTG TTTCAAGCCTGTTATTCGCTACATTGATGATCAATTTGAGCGGTATCTGAATGATGAGAGTGGACTGAACAGAAGACACATTGTGGACAACAGGGTCCACAGCTGCTTTTACTTTATCAACCCTTCGGGCCATGG ACTTAAACCATTGGATGTGGCCTTTATGCGTGCTGTACATCACAAAGTCAACATTGTGCCTGTTATTGCCAAAGCTGATACTCTCACAAAACAGGAAGTTACTAACCTCAAGAGACGG ATCTTAGATCAGATAGAGGACTATGGCATCAAGATCTATCCACTACCTGATTGTGAttctgatgaagatgaagattaCAAAGAGCAGTGCCGGCAGCTGAAG aatgCTGTGCCCTTTGCTGTTGTGGGGGCCAATGCAATTATTGAGGTGAAAGGCCGGAAAGTGAGAGGTAGAATGTACCCTTGGGGTGTTGTGGAGGTAGAGAATCCTGAGCACTGTGATTTCATCAAGCTGCGCACAATGCTAAT CACCCACATGCAAGACCTGCAAGAGGTGACTCAAGAAACTCATTATGAGAATTATCGTGCTGAGAAGCTGGCCACTGGTGGAGGAGCACCACCTGTCAAACAACGCACAAG cAAACCTGCTATCAGTCAGCCAGAAAGAGAAATCAGTGATAGAGAAAGGGAACTTATtcagaaggaggaggag ctgAGACAGATGCAAGAGCGACTGGCACGCATGCAGGCAGAGATAGAGGCTCGAAAACCGGCAGTGCAGCAGAACGGAGAAATCAAATCACATGATCTCTAG